One genomic segment of Pyruvatibacter mobilis includes these proteins:
- a CDS encoding helicase-related protein, with amino-acid sequence MMSSTASPRMDADARVWALLGPTNTGKTHLAIERMLGHETGMIGLPLRLLAREVYDRVKDRVGTMNVALITGEEKIIPDNPRYWVTTVESMPVGVPVDFLAVDEIQLCADPERGHVFTQRLMHARGELETMFLGADTIRGRIKDLVKGCRFEQRPRFSELTYAGSKKISRLPRRSAVVAFSSDQVYAIAELIRRNRGGAAVVMGALSPRTRNAQVALYQSGDVDFIVATDAIGMGLNMDVDHVAFASLEKFDGRHHRALTSAEIAQIAGRAGRYMNDGTFGVTGQAPALDEEQIEDIEEHRFDPVRMLMWRNSNLDFASLSHLFDSLDMPPPAKGLMRARHATDAAALALMARDPRVKPLATGRDAVERLWEVAQVPDFRKVMIDEHASLLANIYDHLMRNDGASPGRIPEDWFSSQTKRTDRTDGDIDTLASRLAHIRTWTYVANRADWLEDPVYWQGVTRAIEDRLSDALHERLTQQFIDRRTSVLLKRLQQREDLMASVSAEGEVMVEGEFVGRLAGLVFVPDPRAEGVDGKALRAAADKVVTGEIEARARRIAAAEDTAFELTEHGRIMWESAAIGRLIAGGDRLSPKVELTCGEELQAADRLAATQRLEKFVEAHIAKVLEPLIKLRDADDVTGLARGVAFRLVEALGAIRRDEAADDITALAQPDRAMLRKYGVRFGAFSIFLPALLKPAPAHLILLLHAVFGSGNATIDLPTPPAPGLTSAPTEDNVPDFFYPALGFRVCGPRAVRLDMLERLADAIRPKIAARAELGHGYGGAGFVADADLMSLVGCSGEAFDGLLASLGFKPQTIRVKKMPEAKPVEDAAPAADAPAEAAPDASGEATPQPASDPGEANPQEATPQEATGAPAAEETATTETDPTAKPTTAENAVSETEIAATDAAEDASETAAADDANADDDGMEEIVLWRPVRKNRGPQGPRSRAADGEPNARTGGGGKPGGPTRGKGPRKGGKKGGPNAGGKGGNKGPRQMSARPPRSDKPVDPDSPFAVLSQLKNKS; translated from the coding sequence ATGATGAGTTCGACCGCCAGCCCGCGCATGGACGCGGATGCCCGCGTCTGGGCCCTGCTCGGCCCGACCAATACCGGCAAGACCCACCTGGCAATTGAGCGCATGCTGGGGCACGAAACCGGCATGATCGGCCTGCCGCTGCGGCTGCTCGCCCGGGAGGTCTATGACCGGGTGAAAGACCGTGTGGGCACGATGAACGTCGCGCTGATCACCGGCGAAGAGAAGATCATCCCGGATAATCCGCGCTACTGGGTGACGACGGTCGAAAGCATGCCTGTCGGCGTGCCGGTGGATTTCCTAGCGGTCGATGAGATCCAGCTCTGCGCAGACCCTGAGCGCGGGCATGTCTTTACCCAGCGCCTCATGCATGCCCGCGGCGAACTGGAGACGATGTTCCTGGGCGCCGACACGATCCGCGGCCGCATCAAGGACCTGGTGAAAGGATGCCGCTTTGAGCAACGGCCCCGCTTCTCCGAACTCACCTATGCCGGGTCGAAGAAGATCTCCCGCCTGCCTCGCCGCTCCGCCGTCGTCGCCTTTTCCTCCGACCAGGTCTACGCCATCGCAGAACTCATCCGCCGCAATCGCGGCGGGGCGGCTGTCGTCATGGGTGCCCTGTCGCCGCGCACGCGCAATGCCCAGGTGGCGCTCTATCAGTCGGGCGATGTTGATTTCATCGTCGCAACCGACGCCATCGGCATGGGCCTCAACATGGATGTGGACCATGTGGCCTTTGCGAGTCTGGAAAAATTCGACGGCCGCCACCACCGCGCCCTGACCTCAGCTGAAATCGCCCAGATTGCAGGCCGTGCCGGCCGCTACATGAATGACGGCACCTTCGGCGTCACCGGCCAGGCCCCGGCGCTGGACGAGGAGCAGATCGAGGACATCGAAGAGCACCGCTTCGATCCTGTTCGGATGCTGATGTGGCGCAACAGCAACCTCGATTTCGCGTCGCTCTCGCACTTGTTTGACAGCCTGGACATGCCGCCCCCCGCCAAGGGTCTGATGCGTGCGCGCCACGCGACAGACGCAGCCGCTTTGGCGCTGATGGCACGCGATCCGCGGGTCAAACCGCTGGCAACCGGGCGGGATGCCGTCGAACGCCTGTGGGAGGTCGCCCAGGTCCCGGATTTCCGCAAGGTGATGATCGACGAACATGCGAGCCTTCTGGCCAACATCTATGATCATTTGATGCGCAATGATGGCGCCAGCCCAGGACGCATCCCGGAAGACTGGTTTTCCAGCCAGACAAAACGCACCGACAGGACCGACGGGGATATTGACACGCTCGCGTCGCGTCTGGCGCATATACGCACCTGGACATATGTGGCCAACCGCGCGGACTGGCTGGAAGATCCTGTCTATTGGCAGGGCGTCACGCGCGCGATAGAGGATAGGCTGTCGGACGCATTGCACGAGCGGTTAACGCAGCAATTCATCGACCGGCGGACGAGTGTGCTGCTGAAAAGACTGCAGCAGAGAGAGGATTTGATGGCGTCAGTAAGCGCAGAAGGCGAAGTGATGGTGGAAGGCGAGTTTGTCGGCCGCCTGGCAGGGCTGGTGTTCGTGCCCGACCCGCGCGCCGAAGGCGTTGACGGCAAGGCCCTGCGCGCTGCCGCCGACAAGGTCGTGACTGGCGAGATCGAAGCCCGCGCCCGCCGCATTGCCGCAGCCGAAGACACAGCCTTCGAGTTGACCGAGCATGGCCGCATCATGTGGGAAAGCGCCGCAATCGGCCGCCTTATCGCGGGGGGCGATCGCCTCTCGCCGAAGGTGGAACTGACATGCGGCGAAGAATTGCAGGCTGCCGACCGCCTGGCCGCGACCCAGCGGCTGGAGAAGTTCGTCGAAGCCCATATCGCCAAGGTACTAGAGCCGCTGATCAAGCTGCGTGATGCCGACGACGTGACGGGCCTAGCCCGCGGCGTGGCCTTCCGCCTGGTGGAAGCGCTGGGCGCCATCCGTCGGGACGAGGCCGCCGATGACATCACAGCCCTCGCTCAGCCGGACCGCGCCATGCTGCGCAAATACGGCGTGCGCTTCGGGGCATTCTCGATTTTCCTGCCGGCATTGCTGAAGCCCGCGCCCGCGCATCTGATCCTGCTGCTGCACGCTGTCTTCGGATCCGGCAACGCCACCATCGACCTGCCGACACCGCCTGCGCCGGGTCTCACCTCGGCCCCGACAGAAGACAATGTGCCGGACTTCTTCTATCCGGCACTTGGCTTCCGCGTGTGCGGGCCTCGGGCTGTACGCCTGGACATGCTGGAACGTCTGGCCGACGCCATCCGGCCCAAGATTGCTGCACGCGCCGAACTGGGCCATGGCTACGGCGGCGCCGGCTTCGTGGCGGACGCCGACCTGATGTCGCTCGTGGGTTGCTCCGGCGAGGCCTTTGATGGCCTGCTTGCCTCGCTCGGCTTCAAGCCGCAGACGATCCGTGTAAAGAAAATGCCGGAAGCAAAGCCCGTGGAAGACGCGGCTCCGGCAGCAGATGCTCCCGCCGAAGCTGCCCCGGACGCCAGCGGAGAGGCAACCCCGCAGCCGGCGTCCGACCCAGGGGAAGCAAACCCACAGGAAGCAACCCCACAGGAAGCTACCGGGGCGCCCGCAGCCGAGGAAACCGCAACTACAGAGACAGATCCGACGGCCAAGCCAACTACGGCAGAAAACGCTGTTTCTGAAACCGAAATTGCCGCAACGGACGCTGCCGAAGACGCATCAGAGACCGCCGCCGCTGATGACGCCAACGCCGATGATGATGGCATGGAGGAGATTGTCCTCTGGCGCCCGGTGCGCAAGAACCGCGGCCCCCAGGGCCCGAGGAGCCGGGCCGCGGATGGCGAACCCAACGCGCGGACCGGTGGGGGCGGCAAACCCGGCGGCCCGACCCGCGGCAAAGGCCCGCGCAAGGGCGGCAAGAAAGGCGGCCCAAATGCCGGCGGCAAGGGAGGCAACAAGGGTCCCCGCCAGATGTCTGCCCGGCCGCCTCGCTCGGACAAGCCCGTGGATCCGGACAGCCCGTTTGCTGTTCTCAGCCAGCTCAAGAACAAGAGCTGA
- a CDS encoding DUF3108 domain-containing protein: protein MRILNAPLHVSAFLAALLAAPAAQAAVAVDYVMYVGGAKIGTLTLSATLERQRYQLETRIKTEEVAGTTEDATLTLFAAGAQEENAVKPQIFTSDYVTASGLSSQLQITFNKTGPASVLALPPPKRKPDLLSDFHKKGALDPVSALLALSPELSAASKGAPCGAPVPVFDGWRRFDITVAYEGETNLEADEGYSGPAHKCEGRLTPVAGYSADAMTRLKEDPQRVEVWLAPLNAAGFLVPVRIIAPTPYGGAVIRSTEIREY, encoded by the coding sequence ATGCGCATCCTGAATGCCCCGTTACACGTCTCCGCTTTTCTGGCAGCCCTGCTGGCAGCCCCTGCGGCACAAGCCGCGGTCGCGGTGGACTATGTAATGTATGTAGGCGGCGCAAAGATCGGCACGCTTACTCTTTCAGCCACACTTGAGCGTCAGCGCTACCAGCTCGAAACCCGCATCAAGACCGAAGAAGTAGCCGGCACCACGGAGGACGCGACCCTGACCCTGTTCGCTGCAGGCGCGCAGGAAGAAAACGCAGTGAAACCGCAGATTTTCACATCCGATTATGTGACCGCTTCCGGCCTGTCGAGCCAGTTGCAGATCACCTTCAACAAAACAGGCCCCGCCAGCGTGCTTGCCCTGCCCCCGCCCAAGCGCAAGCCGGATCTCCTGTCGGACTTCCACAAGAAAGGCGCCTTGGACCCTGTAAGCGCGCTGCTGGCACTGTCACCGGAGCTCTCAGCAGCATCCAAGGGTGCCCCGTGCGGCGCACCGGTCCCGGTTTTTGACGGATGGCGTCGCTTCGACATCACCGTCGCTTATGAAGGGGAAACCAATCTCGAGGCCGACGAAGGCTATTCCGGCCCCGCCCATAAATGTGAAGGGCGCCTGACCCCGGTTGCAGGTTACAGTGCGGATGCGATGACCCGGCTGAAAGAAGACCCGCAGCGGGTGGAAGTATGGCTAGCACCGCTCAATGCCGCCGGGTTCCTCGTGCCGGTGCGCATTATCGCGCCTACGCCCTATGGCGGCGCGGTGATCCGCAGCACCGAGATCCGCGAATACTGA
- the rpmB gene encoding 50S ribosomal protein L28, whose amino-acid sequence MARRCELTGKGVQTGNNVSHAVNKTRRRFLPNLCNVTLSSEKLGRNVKVRASAAALRSVEHKGGLDAFLASAREESLSLNMRRMKRELAKAQAASA is encoded by the coding sequence ATGGCCCGCCGCTGCGAACTTACGGGCAAGGGTGTCCAGACCGGCAACAATGTGAGCCACGCGGTCAACAAGACCCGCCGCCGCTTTCTGCCGAATCTGTGCAATGTGACGCTGTCCAGCGAAAAGCTCGGCCGGAACGTGAAGGTGCGCGCAAGCGCTGCTGCCCTTCGCTCCGTCGAACACAAGGGTGGCCTGGACGCGTTCCTGGCTTCCGCACGCGAAGAGAGCCTGTCTCTCAACATGCGCCGCATGAAGCGTGAGCTGGCCAAGGCACAGGCCGCTTCTGCCTAA
- a CDS encoding PAS domain-containing sensor histidine kinase has protein sequence MANGPKPLQLDRLHSRAATPTMHGDAIQRAMFNRIMSNHRALPLLFPLIGVLVIATLTTTVSRPVVLMWAVAVVAIWAEIALFSMRYFAGRLSSDPRKLSTSLALRYLNANAVWSAMLVMYWSPSSQGQDFFLLLLFISHLSVATATTAYEWRIYFACTLPITSAIAAACILSGDGIYYGVAALIVLVYLFMLTVAKQMIAQAESAIALRLEHDDLIRDLAKAKAGSDSALREAEQANERLKSSERRFRALVDNAFDGIAIIDPSGNIKFTTDAVARMFDATPSQLVDYPAAKLATDEYLPVMEKTFYELLEAPGNRSELAVWARTFSGRKIWIETSANNMVDDPSIGGVVMNVRDATERMNTDSELQMHLSVLEKLATNASMEDVLTGLAEAMEALKPGMRATVLLLDDDNRFHVAAAPSMAPLYRETYEGMVADSDAGPCGQAVVRDQQLIMANASTHWAFKGREAIAEALDVGAAWSHPIHARDGRVLGGVTMIYRRPGSPSSDDVNFLEGAAKLAALTIERRRADQRLSEALRAAEIANHSKSQFLANMSHELRTPLNAIIGFSEMIREEMFGPVGAPEYSKYIGDIHSSGRHLLALINDILDISKIEAGQFELDETWIDLATSAAWSTDLVRHRAHENHVTLTVEIDDALERAFVDERAIKQILLNLLSNATKFTPAGGTVTLSMHPDPASGDLRIAVCDTGIGIEPHLISKVMEPFGQAEGPMARSFGGTGLGLPITKSLTELHGGTLALDSTPGEGTCVTITLPEWRLRATSPDSPADDDPQGLEARTA, from the coding sequence GTGGCCAACGGCCCCAAGCCCCTGCAGCTAGATCGCCTGCACTCCCGTGCGGCCACGCCGACCATGCATGGCGACGCGATCCAGCGGGCGATGTTCAACCGCATCATGAGCAATCACAGGGCGCTGCCGCTCCTGTTCCCGCTTATCGGTGTGTTGGTCATTGCCACGCTGACCACGACGGTGTCGCGGCCCGTGGTGCTGATGTGGGCTGTCGCCGTGGTGGCGATCTGGGCTGAAATCGCGCTGTTCTCGATGCGCTATTTCGCAGGCCGCCTGTCATCGGACCCGCGCAAGCTGAGCACGTCACTGGCCCTGCGCTACCTCAACGCCAACGCTGTCTGGTCGGCGATGCTGGTGATGTACTGGTCGCCAAGCAGCCAGGGGCAGGACTTCTTCCTGCTGCTGCTTTTTATCTCCCACCTGTCCGTTGCCACGGCCACCACTGCCTATGAGTGGCGCATCTATTTTGCCTGCACCCTGCCCATCACATCTGCGATCGCGGCAGCCTGCATATTGTCCGGCGACGGCATCTATTACGGCGTCGCGGCCCTCATCGTGCTCGTCTATCTGTTCATGCTCACCGTAGCGAAGCAGATGATCGCCCAGGCGGAGTCCGCCATTGCCCTGCGCCTGGAGCATGATGACCTCATCCGGGATCTGGCCAAGGCCAAGGCCGGATCCGACAGCGCCCTGCGGGAAGCGGAACAGGCCAATGAGCGCCTCAAGTCCAGTGAACGCCGCTTCCGCGCACTGGTCGATAATGCTTTTGACGGCATCGCCATCATTGATCCATCCGGCAACATAAAGTTCACCACCGATGCCGTGGCCCGCATGTTCGATGCAACACCGAGCCAACTGGTGGACTACCCGGCGGCCAAGCTCGCGACCGATGAATATCTGCCGGTGATGGAAAAGACCTTCTACGAATTGCTGGAAGCCCCGGGCAACAGGTCGGAACTCGCGGTCTGGGCCCGCACTTTCTCGGGCCGGAAGATCTGGATCGAGACGTCCGCCAATAACATGGTGGATGATCCCAGTATCGGCGGCGTCGTGATGAACGTGCGCGACGCTACCGAACGCATGAACACCGACAGCGAACTCCAGATGCATCTGAGCGTGCTGGAGAAGCTTGCCACGAATGCCAGCATGGAAGACGTGTTGACCGGTCTGGCCGAAGCGATGGAAGCGCTCAAGCCGGGCATGCGAGCCACTGTTCTTCTTCTCGACGACGACAACCGCTTTCATGTGGCAGCAGCACCCTCAATGGCGCCGCTCTACCGCGAGACCTATGAGGGCATGGTGGCCGACAGCGACGCCGGTCCGTGCGGCCAGGCAGTCGTGAGAGATCAGCAATTGATCATGGCCAACGCATCCACCCATTGGGCTTTCAAGGGGCGCGAAGCCATAGCCGAGGCTTTGGACGTTGGCGCGGCATGGTCGCACCCCATTCATGCCCGCGACGGGCGTGTGTTGGGCGGGGTCACCATGATCTACCGCCGTCCCGGCAGCCCCAGCAGCGACGACGTCAATTTCCTTGAAGGTGCCGCCAAGCTCGCCGCGCTGACCATCGAGCGCCGCCGCGCCGACCAGCGTCTGTCCGAAGCCCTGCGTGCTGCCGAGATCGCCAACCATTCAAAGAGCCAGTTCCTGGCCAATATGAGCCATGAGCTGCGCACGCCGCTCAACGCAATCATCGGCTTCTCGGAAATGATCCGTGAGGAAATGTTCGGCCCTGTCGGCGCGCCGGAATACAGCAAATACATCGGTGACATCCATTCATCCGGCCGCCACCTGCTCGCGCTCATCAACGACATTCTGGACATCTCCAAGATCGAGGCCGGCCAGTTCGAGCTGGATGAGACGTGGATCGACCTGGCGACCTCGGCCGCCTGGTCAACCGATCTGGTGCGCCACCGCGCTCACGAAAACCACGTGACCCTGACGGTTGAAATCGACGATGCCCTTGAACGGGCCTTCGTGGATGAGCGGGCAATCAAGCAGATCCTGCTGAACCTCCTGTCCAATGCCACAAAGTTCACGCCCGCAGGCGGAACGGTGACGCTCTCCATGCACCCGGACCCGGCATCGGGCGATCTGCGGATTGCTGTGTGCGACACCGGCATCGGGATCGAACCCCATCTCATCAGCAAGGTTATGGAGCCCTTCGGACAGGCGGAAGGCCCCATGGCCCGCAGCTTCGGCGGCACGGGCCTTGGCCTGCCCATCACCAAGTCGCTGACCGAACTACACGGCGGCACGCTGGCGCTGGACAGCACGCCCGGAGAGGGTACCTGCGTGACCATCACCCTGCCGGAATGGCGCCTGCGCGCCACCAGCCCCGACAGCCCCGCGGATGATGATCCGCAGGGCCTCGAGGCACGCACTGCCTGA
- a CDS encoding DUF3108 domain-containing protein — translation MRAVPACSSNISARKACALALTAFVGFAALPQSAAAMPAPVTETRGTNEAERPQPDGPTIRLTYEFYGAGLLLGTLETTAVISDTDYNITTRAATAGLADSIADAELESNAVGRLTEDGPAPERFRTASDSRFGARALEMVRNGEGTFDVSAEPALEPQQAAALRSGLAIGTVDPLTASLYSSLRPADRACSERVKVFDGRRVFALDFKRTGAEALSASNQAVYEGDTITCDLKYVPLAGQSREWKLQEARDPSPPIKLWMAPFKGAGGKQDILLPVRLQLRTPFGSALVHLTKADISGEPMMQASMSHNR, via the coding sequence ATGCGTGCCGTGCCAGCCTGTTCGTCCAACATTTCTGCAAGAAAAGCCTGTGCACTTGCCCTAACGGCATTTGTCGGCTTCGCGGCGCTCCCGCAGTCGGCCGCAGCCATGCCTGCGCCGGTCACGGAGACGCGGGGTACGAATGAAGCGGAAAGGCCGCAACCTGACGGCCCGACCATCCGCCTGACCTACGAGTTCTATGGCGCAGGTCTGTTACTCGGGACGCTGGAGACCACCGCTGTCATCTCTGACACGGATTACAACATCACCACCCGCGCTGCGACCGCCGGGTTGGCGGACAGCATTGCGGACGCCGAATTGGAATCCAATGCGGTCGGCCGGTTGACCGAGGACGGCCCGGCGCCGGAGCGGTTCCGAACCGCGTCAGACTCCCGGTTCGGCGCACGCGCCCTCGAAATGGTCCGCAATGGCGAAGGGACTTTCGACGTCAGCGCCGAGCCGGCCCTCGAACCTCAGCAGGCCGCTGCGCTGCGCTCGGGCCTTGCCATCGGCACGGTCGACCCTCTGACCGCAAGCCTTTATTCGTCGTTGCGCCCCGCTGACCGGGCCTGCTCCGAGCGGGTCAAGGTCTTCGATGGCCGCCGCGTATTCGCACTCGATTTCAAGCGGACAGGCGCTGAAGCACTCTCCGCGAGCAATCAGGCTGTTTATGAAGGCGACACCATTACCTGTGATCTCAAATATGTGCCCCTAGCGGGCCAGAGCCGCGAATGGAAGCTGCAGGAAGCCCGCGATCCCTCCCCGCCGATTAAGCTGTGGATGGCACCGTTCAAGGGCGCAGGCGGCAAACAGGACATTCTCCTTCCGGTGCGGCTGCAGCTGCGCACCCCGTTCGGGTCAGCCCTAGTGCACCTCACAAAGGCAGATATCAGTGGTGAGCCGATGATGCAGGCCAGCATGTCCCACAACCGCTAA
- a CDS encoding acyl-CoA dehydrogenase family protein, whose amino-acid sequence MDFTIPREITDYLAVLDDFIDKEIKPLQAQDDNERFFDHRREHARTDWDNQGLPREEWEELLGEMRRRADAAGHLRYALPKEYGGQDGTNLGMAVIREHLAAKGLGLHNDLQNESSIVGNFPTALMFRDFGTEAQKEKYLGGTLDGSVRVAFGLTEPDHGSDATWMETRATPETRDGVDGYLINGMKMWNTGVHVATHDFVFARTSGDDGSAVGITCFIVPMDAPGVEIEEYLWTFNMPTDHPRIAFKDVWVPADENLGGIDHGLQLAQHFVHENRIRQAASSVGAAQYCVNESVRYAKERKPFGKPLAANQAIQFPLVELHTDCEMIRTLIFKTAWQMDQMAKPDVAKLLSDKVSMCNYRANRLVCQAADTAMQVHGGIGYSRHKPFEHIYRHHRRYRITEGSEEIQMRKVGGHLFGFIGK is encoded by the coding sequence ATGGATTTCACCATCCCCAGGGAGATCACCGACTATCTGGCCGTGCTTGACGACTTCATCGACAAGGAAATCAAGCCGCTGCAGGCGCAGGACGACAATGAGCGGTTCTTCGATCATCGCCGCGAGCATGCGCGGACAGATTGGGACAATCAGGGCCTGCCGCGCGAGGAGTGGGAAGAGCTTCTGGGGGAAATGCGCCGGCGCGCTGACGCGGCGGGTCACCTGCGCTATGCGCTGCCGAAGGAATATGGCGGTCAGGATGGCACCAATCTCGGCATGGCGGTGATCCGCGAGCACCTGGCAGCCAAGGGCCTGGGTCTGCACAACGACCTTCAGAATGAAAGCTCCATCGTCGGCAATTTCCCGACGGCGCTGATGTTCCGGGACTTCGGCACTGAAGCGCAGAAGGAAAAATACCTCGGCGGCACGCTGGATGGATCCGTCCGGGTGGCATTCGGCCTCACCGAGCCGGACCATGGGTCGGATGCAACCTGGATGGAGACACGTGCGACGCCGGAGACCCGTGACGGCGTGGACGGCTATCTCATCAATGGCATGAAGATGTGGAACACGGGCGTTCATGTGGCGACCCATGACTTCGTGTTCGCCCGCACCTCTGGCGATGACGGGTCGGCGGTGGGCATTACGTGCTTCATCGTCCCGATGGACGCGCCGGGCGTCGAGATCGAGGAATATCTGTGGACCTTCAACATGCCGACGGACCATCCGCGGATTGCGTTCAAAGACGTGTGGGTGCCGGCGGATGAAAATTTGGGCGGCATCGACCACGGGCTTCAACTGGCACAGCATTTCGTGCATGAGAACCGCATCCGGCAGGCAGCCTCCAGCGTGGGCGCGGCGCAGTATTGCGTGAACGAAAGCGTTCGGTATGCCAAGGAGCGCAAACCCTTCGGCAAGCCGCTTGCAGCCAATCAGGCCATCCAGTTCCCGCTGGTGGAGCTGCATACGGATTGCGAAATGATCCGGACCCTGATCTTCAAGACCGCCTGGCAGATGGACCAGATGGCCAAGCCGGATGTCGCCAAGCTTCTGTCGGACAAGGTATCCATGTGCAACTACCGGGCAAACCGGCTGGTGTGCCAGGCTGCTGATACAGCGATGCAGGTGCATGGGGGTATCGGCTATTCACGACACAAGCCGTTCGAGCACATCTATCGCCACCATCGCCGGTACCGGATCACCGAGGGCTCGGAAGAGATCCAGATGCGCAAGGTTGGCGGTCACCTGTTCGGATTTATCGGCAAGTAA
- a CDS encoding esterase-like activity of phytase family protein has product MRVSARLAACPLALTLSLCLGAGPLAADSAGTPVAITYGTVPLDTADPDSTLTAPDGSSHFAWRGGLELRSADERFGGISGLLIDADGTGLTAVTDTGYWLTARLSYDDGALSGVSDMRMAPILDEQGESVADSKRRGDAEGLTRLDDGRLAVSFERRHRVWAYDVEAQGFAATARPVDVSPALAQAENNKGLEALASLPGNRLIVITEATMRAGNEILGWHVAPGGSTEISLVRLPPFDLTDMALLPDGDVLTLERRYSPLGGVGAQIRRLPAPALTTDALRQTPLDGPVLYRSSAGQSVDNMEGLAVRQDADGRVFAYLVSDDNFNPLQRTLLFMFELTSND; this is encoded by the coding sequence ATGCGTGTTTCTGCCCGCCTCGCAGCCTGTCCGCTCGCGTTGACACTGTCCCTGTGCCTCGGTGCGGGCCCCTTGGCTGCCGACAGCGCAGGCACGCCTGTCGCCATCACCTACGGCACAGTCCCGCTGGATACGGCCGATCCCGACAGCACACTTACCGCGCCTGACGGCAGCAGCCACTTTGCCTGGCGCGGCGGACTTGAACTGCGCTCTGCCGATGAGCGTTTCGGGGGTATCTCCGGCTTGCTGATAGATGCGGACGGTACGGGTCTCACAGCGGTGACCGACACAGGCTACTGGCTCACCGCGCGCCTCTCCTACGACGATGGGGCGCTTTCAGGCGTCTCGGACATGCGGATGGCCCCGATCCTTGATGAGCAGGGAGAAAGCGTGGCCGACAGCAAGAGGCGGGGCGACGCCGAAGGGCTTACGCGCCTTGACGACGGGCGCCTCGCTGTTTCCTTCGAACGCAGACACAGGGTCTGGGCTTATGATGTCGAGGCCCAGGGCTTTGCCGCCACAGCCCGGCCAGTGGACGTATCACCGGCCCTGGCACAGGCAGAGAACAACAAGGGTCTTGAAGCGCTGGCCTCTCTGCCCGGCAACAGGCTGATCGTCATCACGGAAGCGACAATGCGTGCGGGCAATGAGATTCTTGGCTGGCACGTGGCCCCAGGCGGCTCAACAGAGATCAGCCTTGTCCGCCTGCCGCCCTTCGACCTCACGGACATGGCGCTGCTGCCGGATGGGGATGTCCTGACCCTTGAGCGGCGATACAGCCCCCTCGGCGGGGTCGGAGCGCAGATCCGCCGTCTGCCCGCTCCTGCCCTCACCACGGACGCATTGCGGCAGACGCCGCTGGACGGCCCCGTGCTGTATCGCTCGAGCGCCGGTCAGAGCGTGGATAACATGGAAGGCCTAGCCGTGAGGCAGGATGCTGACGGGCGCGTCTTCGCCTACCTGGTGTCGGACGACAACTTCAACCCGCTCCAGCGCACCCTGCTCTTCATGTTCGAACTGACAAGCAACGATTGA
- a CDS encoding DUF3108 domain-containing protein, translating to MRRFPFHLAAILTAFATLGIAGITLAAPTPPNATGAVTGTGPRTHLDIVMDARLGGLKFGSISMTAAFEGEGYEAKSVVRTEGITDHVFRQVFDLTASGGRTDDLMQTARYKARNIDQDNIQLIDVAYGPDGAPLVAADPPYDNSDRVATHTSQLRNTVDPLSAMIIPMAAPTPDACDRKIPVYDGRRRYDFVMSFERMSTLEDAKGYEGPVVRCNAVLVPIAGYKRETIRDMRRDPMPISVWLAPVTGANALVPARIEVSTPLGTLVARSTRFEVATGLPARASAK from the coding sequence ATGCGGCGGTTTCCTTTTCATCTGGCCGCCATTCTCACGGCATTCGCAACACTTGGCATAGCCGGCATCACCCTGGCAGCCCCCACCCCGCCGAATGCCACCGGAGCAGTAACCGGCACAGGCCCCCGCACCCATCTGGATATCGTCATGGACGCACGCCTTGGCGGCCTCAAATTCGGCTCGATCTCCATGACCGCGGCCTTCGAGGGAGAGGGTTACGAAGCAAAGAGCGTGGTGCGGACGGAAGGCATCACTGACCATGTTTTCCGGCAGGTCTTTGATCTCACCGCCAGCGGTGGCCGCACCGATGACCTGATGCAGACCGCCCGCTACAAGGCCCGCAACATCGACCAGGACAATATCCAGCTCATCGATGTGGCGTATGGCCCGGACGGCGCTCCGCTGGTGGCCGCAGATCCGCCCTATGACAATTCCGACCGCGTAGCGACCCATACAAGCCAGTTGCGCAACACGGTGGATCCCCTGTCGGCCATGATCATCCCCATGGCCGCCCCGACCCCTGACGCCTGCGACCGCAAGATCCCGGTCTATGACGGCCGCCGCCGCTATGATTTCGTGATGTCGTTCGAACGGATGAGCACCCTGGAGGACGCCAAGGGCTATGAAGGCCCTGTTGTTCGTTGCAATGCCGTGCTGGTGCCGATTGCAGGCTACAAGCGTGAAACCATCCGCGATATGCGCCGCGACCCCATGCCCATCAGCGTGTGGCTGGCACCTGTGACCGGCGCCAATGCACTCGTGCCTGCACGCATTGAGGTTTCAACACCCCTCGGCACGCTGGTCGCCCGCTCCACCCGCTTTGAAGTTGCCACCGGTCTGCCCGCCCGCGCCTCGGCCAAATAA